From a region of the Gammaproteobacteria bacterium genome:
- the flhB gene encoding flagellar biosynthesis protein FlhB gives MAENQNGQERTEQATEKRKKESRDKGEIARSKELTTVILLLVSGSGFFFLGSGLIKDLMQILRDSLSIERDRIFDIGTYPVLFLDTVHTAISAVFPLFLLLVIAAVIAPMAMGGWSFSLKPITPDLKKLDPIKGMGRVFSVKGLMELVKALAKFLLVGAVGYWLLQGKLDDFLGLSNQNLEQGLSQLGSELIWAFILLSSALLLVAAADAPFQLWDHSRKQKMTRQEVKDEHKETDGNPEMKGRVRQKQHEISQRRMMQEVPKADVVITNPTHYAVAIRYDQSVMGAPIIVASGADEVAGHIRRIALANDVPILSAPPLARALYHNCELNDEIPTGLFLAVAQVLAYVYQLRHYEREGGLSPKFNSDVPIPDDLRRDT, from the coding sequence ATGGCTGAGAATCAGAACGGTCAGGAACGTACCGAACAGGCGACGGAGAAACGCAAAAAGGAATCGCGCGACAAGGGCGAGATTGCGCGTTCCAAGGAATTGACGACGGTGATCCTGTTGCTGGTCTCGGGCAGCGGTTTCTTTTTTCTGGGCAGTGGCCTGATCAAGGACCTGATGCAGATCCTGCGTGACAGCCTGAGCATCGAGCGCGACAGAATCTTCGATATCGGCACCTACCCCGTGTTGTTTCTGGATACCGTGCACACGGCGATTTCGGCCGTATTTCCGCTGTTTCTGTTGCTGGTGATTGCCGCGGTCATTGCGCCGATGGCCATGGGTGGCTGGTCGTTCAGCCTTAAACCGATAACGCCGGATCTCAAGAAACTCGATCCGATTAAGGGCATGGGACGGGTCTTTTCCGTCAAGGGCCTGATGGAACTGGTCAAGGCGCTGGCCAAATTTCTACTCGTCGGCGCGGTTGGCTACTGGTTGTTACAGGGAAAGCTGGACGACTTCCTGGGCCTCAGTAATCAGAATCTGGAGCAGGGACTTTCGCAACTGGGTTCCGAACTGATCTGGGCCTTCATTCTGCTGAGTAGCGCCCTGTTGCTGGTCGCCGCGGCAGATGCGCCGTTTCAGCTGTGGGATCACAGCCGTAAGCAGAAGATGACCCGCCAGGAGGTCAAGGACGAACACAAGGAAACCGATGGCAACCCTGAGATGAAGGGCAGGGTGCGGCAGAAGCAGCACGAGATATCGCAGCGGCGCATGATGCAGGAGGTGCCCAAGGCCGACGTGGTCATCACCAATCCGACCCATTACGCCGTGGCCATACGTTACGACCAGTCGGTGATGGGCGCACCGATTATTGTGGCCTCCGGCGCCGATGAGGTGGCGGGTCATATCCGTCGCATTGCACTCGCCAACGATGTGCCGATCTTATCCGCGCCACCGCTGGCGCGCGCCCTTTATCACAACTGTGAGCTGAATGATGAAATCCCCACTGGCCTGTTCCTCGCCGTCGCGCAGGTGCTGGCCTATGTCTATCAACTGCGTCATTACGAGCGGGAAGGGGGTCTGTCACCCAAGTTTAATTCTGATGTGCCCATCCCTGATGACCTTAGAAGAGATACCTGA
- the fliR gene encoding flagellar biosynthetic protein FliR yields MMTLASSEIMSWVGTFMWPLFRIAALVGAAPVFGARTVPVTAKLAFSVVLTMIVVPIMPPVPVVDPLSGEAILIVLNQLLIGAAMGLALQLVFAMFIVGGQIIAFQMGLGFASMVDPGSGTQVPVISQFYVIILTLVFLALDGHLVFIDVVVDSFRTLPIGINGLTREGMWQLVLWGGNMYAGAVQIALPAIASLLLINLTFGVVTRSAPQFNIFAIGFPVIMVAGFFIMMATLSVLLPQINNQLAASFEFMRALAGGI; encoded by the coding sequence ATGATGACCCTTGCCAGTTCAGAAATCATGTCATGGGTCGGAACCTTCATGTGGCCGCTGTTTCGCATCGCGGCCCTGGTGGGGGCCGCGCCGGTGTTTGGCGCACGCACCGTTCCCGTCACCGCAAAGCTGGCCTTCTCGGTCGTACTGACCATGATCGTGGTACCGATCATGCCGCCCGTGCCGGTGGTCGATCCCCTGAGTGGCGAAGCGATTCTGATTGTGCTCAACCAGCTGTTAATCGGTGCGGCCATGGGTCTGGCACTGCAATTGGTGTTCGCCATGTTTATTGTCGGCGGCCAGATCATCGCCTTCCAGATGGGGCTGGGCTTCGCCTCCATGGTGGATCCTGGCTCCGGCACCCAGGTGCCGGTGATCAGTCAGTTTTACGTGATCATTCTTACCCTGGTGTTTCTGGCACTGGATGGACATCTGGTGTTTATCGACGTGGTGGTGGACAGCTTCCGCACCCTGCCCATCGGCATCAATGGTCTGACCCGAGAGGGTATGTGGCAGCTGGTGTTATGGGGCGGCAACATGTATGCCGGCGCGGTGCAGATTGCCTTGCCCGCCATTGCATCCCTGCTGCTGATCAATCTCACCTTCGGCGTGGTTACCCGTTCTGCGCCACAGTTTAATATTTTTGCGATCGGTTTTCCGGTGATCATGGTGGCCGGATTTTTTATCATGATGGCGACACTCTCGGTGCTGCTTCCACAAATCAATAACCAGCTGGCCGCGTCCTTTGAATTTATGCGCGCGCTGGCGGGTGGGATTTAA